A portion of the Chlamydia caviae GPIC genome contains these proteins:
- a CDS encoding aminotransferase class I/II-fold pyridoxal phosphate-dependent enzyme has product MSEYPIDFVTNDFLGFSRSTTLVKEVEKRYRAYCEEFSHAQLGARGSRAIAGPSQILQNLEKKIVDFHNAEAAFVVHNGYMANLGFCYHISKDTDKVFWDESVHVSVVQSLKMISGKQQSFPHNDLDALESLLIAHRAVSSGRIFIFVCSVYSFSGTSAPLEELIDLSRKYHAHIIVDEAHAMGIFGEDGRGLCHQWGYENFYSVLVTYSKAMGAMGAAILCSSEVKTELMLNSPPLRYTTALAPHALITIDSAYDHLLLEGEHSRKQMFSLKAYFQEHFGLHSQCCGQPIWLKDFNIDLFTSMLDEANLRVGLMTFVNKPFIRVNFHTYNTRDEVDVLVAMLHSYLEKCCCGIDIDHELYFRR; this is encoded by the coding sequence ATGAGTGAATACCCAATAGATTTTGTAACTAATGATTTCTTAGGTTTTTCTCGTTCTACAACATTAGTCAAAGAGGTCGAGAAACGCTATCGTGCGTATTGCGAAGAATTTTCTCATGCACAACTAGGAGCACGAGGTTCTCGCGCTATTGCAGGCCCTTCTCAAATTCTACAGAATTTAGAAAAGAAAATAGTAGATTTTCATAATGCCGAAGCTGCTTTTGTGGTTCATAACGGCTATATGGCGAATTTAGGGTTTTGCTATCACATCTCTAAAGATACTGATAAGGTATTTTGGGATGAATCTGTGCACGTGTCTGTTGTGCAAAGTTTAAAAATGATTTCCGGAAAACAGCAATCATTTCCACATAATGATTTGGATGCTTTAGAGTCTTTATTGATAGCACATAGGGCAGTTTCCTCAGGAAGAATCTTTATTTTCGTTTGTTCGGTATATTCGTTTTCAGGAACATCAGCTCCACTTGAAGAGCTTATAGATCTTTCAAGAAAATATCATGCTCATATCATTGTAGATGAGGCTCATGCTATGGGCATTTTTGGTGAGGACGGTCGTGGTCTATGTCATCAATGGGGATATGAAAATTTCTATTCTGTTCTTGTAACCTATAGCAAGGCTATGGGAGCTATGGGAGCAGCGATTCTTTGTTCTTCGGAAGTGAAAACAGAGTTGATGTTAAACTCCCCACCTTTACGTTATACTACCGCACTAGCCCCTCATGCGTTGATCACAATAGACTCTGCTTACGATCATCTATTGTTGGAGGGAGAGCACTCTAGAAAACAGATGTTCAGCTTGAAGGCTTATTTCCAAGAGCATTTTGGACTGCATTCGCAATGTTGCGGGCAACCTATATGGCTAAAAGATTTTAATATCGATCTTTTTACTTCCATGTTAGATGAGGCTAACCTACGTGTTGGATTAATGACTTTTGTCAATAAACCTTTCATACGAGTAAATTTCCACACGTATAATACGCGTGATGAAGTCGATGTTTTAGTGGCTATGCTACACAGCTATTTAGAAAAATGTTGTTGTGGGATCGACATCGATCATGAACTTTACTTTAGGAGATAG
- a CDS encoding AMP-binding protein gives MHKRWHHSNKRRVGLRDGRTVLQKFLKLCSEMGSDASCWDEQLGVLSYDDLRKAVIALALKISKYPDEHIGVMMPASAGAYIAYFAILLSGKIPVMINWSQGFREMVACMELAHVNHILTSKQLVDHLRQVHSDIEYPAQLIYMETIRKHLSLWDKMRIAFYLSLPYRWLIRLFNISSQDEEDTAVILFTSGTEKLPKGVPLTHANLIENQKACLKFFNPTENDIMMSFLPPFHAYGFNCCALFPMLAGLCVVFSYNPLQPKKIVELIDKTHATFLGSTPIFLDYILKTAKKQESSLSSLSFAVIGGDALKNSLRAKSEKDYPHITLRQGYGTTECSPVIAINNEDSPKDECCVGTPIAGMDVMIVSEETHVPVSSGEVGLVVIRGTSLFSGYLGADPSQGFVCLGGDNWYVTGDLGYLDRNNQLFLKGRLSRFVKIGSEMVSLQALESLLTEGFGLPDEQEGISLVVCGLPGEKIKLCLFTTFSTDLNEVNDILKNLKTSSIMKISYQHQLESIPMLGTGKPDYRALNSLALSLFHGD, from the coding sequence ATGCATAAGCGTTGGCATCATTCTAATAAACGTCGTGTAGGTTTACGTGACGGTCGGACTGTTTTACAGAAATTCTTAAAACTGTGTTCAGAAATGGGATCGGATGCCAGCTGTTGGGATGAACAGCTCGGGGTTTTATCTTATGATGATCTACGTAAGGCTGTTATAGCTTTAGCTTTAAAAATATCCAAATATCCCGATGAGCATATTGGAGTCATGATGCCCGCTTCTGCGGGAGCCTATATTGCTTATTTCGCTATACTCTTATCTGGTAAAATTCCCGTTATGATTAACTGGAGTCAGGGATTTCGTGAAATGGTAGCTTGTATGGAGCTCGCTCATGTAAATCATATCCTAACTTCTAAACAACTTGTTGATCATTTACGCCAGGTTCACAGTGATATTGAGTATCCAGCACAGTTAATTTACATGGAAACTATACGTAAACATCTCTCTCTTTGGGATAAGATGCGTATAGCGTTTTATCTATCTCTACCTTATCGCTGGTTGATACGCCTGTTCAATATTTCAAGTCAGGATGAAGAGGACACCGCTGTTATTCTATTTACCTCAGGGACGGAAAAACTTCCGAAAGGGGTCCCATTAACACATGCAAATCTCATAGAGAATCAGAAAGCCTGTTTAAAATTTTTCAACCCTACAGAAAACGACATTATGATGTCGTTTCTTCCTCCGTTTCATGCTTATGGGTTTAATTGCTGTGCGCTTTTCCCCATGCTAGCGGGTTTATGTGTAGTTTTCTCCTACAATCCTTTGCAACCTAAAAAGATTGTAGAACTTATAGATAAAACTCATGCGACTTTTTTAGGCAGCACGCCTATCTTTCTCGACTACATTTTGAAAACAGCTAAAAAACAAGAATCTTCTTTAAGTTCTTTGAGTTTTGCAGTTATTGGTGGTGACGCGTTAAAAAACTCTTTAAGAGCAAAATCTGAAAAAGATTACCCACACATTACTCTGCGTCAAGGTTATGGAACTACCGAGTGTTCTCCGGTTATTGCAATTAATAATGAGGATAGCCCGAAGGATGAATGTTGCGTGGGGACTCCTATTGCAGGCATGGATGTCATGATTGTTTCTGAGGAAACTCATGTCCCTGTATCATCGGGAGAGGTCGGTTTAGTTGTTATTCGTGGGACATCACTCTTTTCTGGTTATTTAGGGGCTGATCCTAGTCAAGGATTCGTTTGTCTTGGGGGAGATAATTGGTATGTGACGGGAGATTTGGGATACCTGGATAGAAATAATCAGCTATTTTTAAAAGGTAGGCTGAGTCGTTTCGTAAAAATCGGTAGTGAGATGGTAAGCTTACAAGCTTTAGAGAGCCTACTTACTGAAGGTTTCGGGTTGCCTGATGAGCAAGAGGGGATTTCATTAGTCGTTTGTGGTCTTCCTGGAGAGAAGATAAAACTGTGTTTATTTACAACGTTTTCTACAGATCTCAATGAAGTAAATGATATCCTAAAAAACTTAAAAACAAGTAGCATAATGAAGATATCCTATCAGCATCAGCTGGAATCTATTCCGATGCTGGGCACAGGAAAGCCTGATTACCGAGCTTTAAATTCTCTAGCTCTTTCTCTGTTTCATGGGGACTAA
- a CDS encoding lysophospholipid acyltransferase family protein produces the protein MIVKMWRTIYETTYASLVGFALKLRYKIKLEGLKSLKPNPNQGSLFLSNHVAEIDPVILEYLFWPRFHVRPLAVSYLFKNTVVRWFLNSVRAIPVPNIVPGRECKKTIEQMEEFYNQTISVLDNRGSVLLYPSGRLSKNGKEEIVNQYSAHVLLHKSKACNVFLIRISGLWGSAFSRYKTQSTPKLGIVFKEAVRALLRRGLFFMPKRFVKVTIQQIDNDFLKQFPTKQDLNAFLASWFNEEEESFPIEIPYA, from the coding sequence ATGATAGTTAAGATGTGGCGCACTATCTATGAAACTACCTATGCATCTCTCGTTGGCTTTGCCTTAAAATTGCGCTACAAGATAAAACTAGAGGGTTTAAAGTCTCTCAAACCCAATCCCAATCAAGGCAGCCTGTTTTTATCAAATCATGTAGCTGAAATTGATCCGGTAATTCTTGAATACTTATTTTGGCCACGTTTTCATGTGCGTCCTCTTGCTGTGAGTTATTTATTTAAGAATACCGTAGTTCGCTGGTTCTTAAATTCTGTCAGGGCTATACCTGTACCCAATATTGTTCCTGGAAGAGAGTGTAAAAAGACTATCGAACAGATGGAAGAGTTTTACAATCAGACAATTAGCGTCTTGGATAATCGGGGCAGCGTCTTACTGTATCCTTCGGGTAGATTGTCAAAGAATGGTAAAGAAGAAATAGTTAATCAGTATTCCGCACACGTGTTATTGCATAAATCCAAGGCGTGTAACGTATTTTTGATACGTATTAGCGGATTATGGGGCAGCGCTTTTTCGCGTTATAAAACTCAATCTACACCTAAGTTGGGGATAGTATTTAAGGAAGCTGTGCGAGCCCTATTGCGTCGGGGATTATTTTTTATGCCGAAACGCTTTGTGAAAGTAACGATACAGCAAATAGACAACGACTTCTTAAAACAATTCCCTACAAAACAGGATTTAAATGCTTTTCTTGCTTCGTGGTTCAATGAGGAAGAAGAGAGTTTTCCTATAGAAATTCCTTATGCCTAA
- the lysS gene encoding lysine--tRNA ligase — protein sequence MSEAEYLTQEDFLQRSNKLQEISDLGINPYPYEFPGTSSVEEIKQEYASQTLGNSEDATNKKTPKVKISGRMVLFRSMGKNAFAQILDNDQKIQVMFNRDFSSVAGLPEDAEISPIKFIEKKLDLGDILGIEGYLFFTHSGELTILVETVTLLCKALISLPDKHAGLSDKEIRYRKRWLDLISSDEVRQTFFKRSRIIKLIRQYMDAQGFMEVETPILQNIYGGAEATPFVTTLNALHSEVFLRISLEIALKKILVGGTSRVYEIGKVFRNEGIDRTHNPEFTMIEAYAANVDYHSVMTYVENLVEYLVCALNDGSTVLTYSHLKQGPQTVDFKAPWIRMTMKDSIKTYGDVDVDLHADHELRNILKERTSLPEESYATAPRGLLITALFDELVCDKLIAPHHITDHPIETTPLCKSLRSGDADFVERFESFCLGKELCNAYSELNDPLHQRMLLEKQMEKKALDPDSEYHPIDEEFLEALCQGMPPAGGFGIGIDRLVMILTDAASIRDVLYFPAMRRLESENN from the coding sequence ATGTCAGAAGCTGAATACCTAACACAAGAAGATTTTCTCCAAAGAAGTAACAAGCTCCAGGAAATATCTGATCTAGGTATTAATCCTTATCCTTATGAATTCCCAGGAACAAGTAGTGTTGAGGAAATCAAACAAGAATATGCTTCACAGACTCTTGGTAATAGCGAAGACGCCACGAATAAGAAAACTCCTAAGGTAAAAATCTCAGGACGTATGGTGCTTTTCCGTTCTATGGGAAAGAACGCTTTTGCTCAAATCTTGGATAATGATCAAAAAATCCAAGTCATGTTTAACAGGGATTTTTCTTCAGTGGCAGGTCTTCCTGAAGATGCAGAAATTTCTCCGATAAAATTTATAGAGAAGAAGCTTGATCTTGGAGATATTTTAGGAATAGAAGGGTACCTATTTTTCACACATTCAGGAGAACTAACTATCCTTGTAGAGACCGTTACCCTGCTATGTAAAGCTTTGATCTCCCTCCCCGATAAACATGCAGGATTAAGTGATAAAGAAATCCGTTATAGAAAACGTTGGCTAGACCTGATTTCTTCGGATGAAGTGCGTCAGACTTTTTTTAAAAGAAGTCGTATTATCAAATTAATCCGTCAGTATATGGATGCTCAGGGATTTATGGAGGTAGAAACTCCTATATTACAAAATATATATGGTGGTGCTGAAGCAACACCCTTTGTCACTACTTTGAATGCTTTGCACTCAGAAGTGTTCTTAAGGATTTCTCTAGAGATTGCTTTAAAGAAAATTCTTGTTGGCGGAACCTCACGTGTCTATGAAATCGGAAAAGTATTCAGGAATGAGGGGATCGATAGGACGCATAATCCTGAATTTACCATGATTGAAGCCTACGCTGCTAACGTGGATTATCATAGTGTTATGACTTATGTGGAAAACCTTGTTGAATACCTAGTGTGTGCATTAAATGATGGCAGCACTGTTTTGACCTACTCACATTTGAAACAAGGGCCGCAAACTGTTGATTTTAAAGCTCCTTGGATTCGCATGACGATGAAAGATAGTATTAAGACATACGGAGATGTGGATGTCGATCTTCATGCAGATCATGAATTGCGCAATATTTTAAAAGAGCGTACCTCGTTACCTGAGGAATCTTACGCAACGGCACCCAGAGGTTTATTAATCACAGCGCTGTTTGATGAGTTAGTCTGTGATAAGCTAATCGCCCCTCACCATATTACAGATCATCCTATAGAGACGACACCTTTATGTAAGTCTTTACGTTCTGGAGATGCAGATTTTGTAGAACGTTTTGAAAGTTTTTGCTTAGGAAAAGAACTCTGCAATGCTTATTCAGAGTTGAATGATCCACTACATCAAAGAATGCTTTTAGAAAAGCAAATGGAGAAAAAAGCTTTAGACCCCGATAGTGAATACCACCCTATTGATGAGGAGTTTTTAGAAGCCCTATGTCAAGGAATGCCTCCTGCAGGAGGGTTTGGAATCGGGATCGATCGTTTGGTGATGATTCTTACTGATGCGGCTTCTATCCGAGATGTTTTGTATTTTCCAGCTATGCGTCGTTTAGAATCAGAAAATAATTAA
- the priA gene encoding primosomal protein N' gives MGNIESTTFRLYAEVIVNSNINKVLDYGLPKNLEHITKGTGVSVSLRGAKKYGIVHQIKATTECRRVLPVLGVIDSGIVLPQDLLELMFWMSQYYFAPLGKTLRLVLPGISSSIIQPKQHYRVLLKQSKAKTKEMILALQKESPSQAATLKTLLSCSSPPGFSELMEKAKVSQSPIHSLEKLGAIEIANAADLEIQEDSLTFFLPDAHPLHPQQQSAVDKISSSLSLGKFQTHLLFGITGSGKTEVYFQAIREARKLGKSAILLVPEIALTIQTVTLFKAHFGKEVGILHHKLSDSDRNKTWREASKGNISIIIGPRSALFCPVQNLGLIIVDEEHDPAYKQSESHPCYHARDVAVMRGKLAHATVILGSATPSLESYSNALSGKYILSELSTRAAAASPAKVSLIDMNMEREKTKTKTLFSQAAIRSIEKRLAVGEQTLVFFNRRGYHTNVTCSSCKHTLKCPHCDMVLTFHKYANVLLCHLCNSSPKDPQTSCPKCHGAMTLQYRGSGTEKIEKVLHSIFPEVRTIRIDSDTTKFKGSHESLLKQFATGKADILIGTQMIAKGMHFPAVTLAVVLNGDSGLYIPDFRASEQVFQLITQVTGRSGRSHLPGEVLIQSFLPDHSTIRCAMQQDYSAFYNQEVTGRELCSYPPFIRLVRCIFIGKCPRLTWKEAHRIHTALEKKLDAHTQLMQITPCGHFKIKDLFRYQFLIKSKQVLPVNKKLHEALLSAKLSPKVKFMIDVDPTTTFF, from the coding sequence ATGGGTAATATTGAATCAACTACCTTTCGCCTATACGCAGAAGTCATAGTAAACTCCAATATCAATAAGGTGTTAGACTACGGGCTTCCTAAAAACCTTGAACACATTACTAAGGGTACTGGTGTTAGCGTTTCCTTACGGGGGGCAAAAAAGTACGGAATTGTCCATCAGATTAAAGCAACAACAGAATGTCGGCGTGTTCTCCCAGTCTTAGGTGTTATTGATTCTGGAATCGTCTTGCCTCAAGATCTTTTAGAACTTATGTTCTGGATGAGTCAATACTACTTCGCTCCTTTAGGAAAGACATTACGTTTAGTGCTCCCAGGAATATCCTCAAGTATCATACAACCAAAACAACACTATCGTGTGTTACTCAAGCAAAGCAAAGCGAAGACGAAAGAGATGATTCTTGCCCTTCAAAAAGAATCCCCTTCGCAAGCAGCAACTTTAAAAACATTACTGTCTTGTAGTTCTCCTCCGGGTTTTTCTGAACTTATGGAGAAGGCTAAGGTCTCCCAATCCCCTATCCATTCTTTAGAGAAACTCGGCGCTATTGAAATTGCCAACGCTGCCGATCTTGAAATTCAAGAAGACAGTTTAACATTTTTCCTCCCCGATGCGCATCCTTTACATCCTCAGCAACAATCTGCTGTAGATAAGATTTCTTCTTCTTTATCTTTGGGGAAATTTCAAACACACCTTCTTTTTGGTATAACAGGAAGTGGGAAGACAGAGGTATATTTCCAAGCTATTCGTGAGGCAAGAAAATTAGGGAAAAGCGCTATCCTTTTAGTTCCTGAAATTGCTCTTACGATACAAACAGTCACCTTATTTAAAGCCCATTTTGGAAAAGAAGTTGGTATTCTCCATCACAAACTCAGCGATAGTGATAGGAATAAAACCTGGCGAGAAGCCTCTAAGGGAAATATTAGTATCATTATAGGACCAAGATCTGCCTTATTTTGCCCTGTGCAGAATTTAGGATTGATCATCGTTGATGAAGAACATGATCCTGCATATAAACAAAGTGAAAGCCACCCCTGCTATCACGCCCGTGATGTTGCTGTCATGCGAGGGAAACTTGCTCATGCTACTGTAATCTTAGGAAGTGCCACGCCTAGTCTAGAAAGCTATTCCAATGCTCTATCGGGGAAATATATCCTTTCGGAATTATCGACACGAGCGGCGGCTGCCTCTCCAGCAAAAGTCTCCCTCATTGATATGAATATGGAGAGAGAAAAAACAAAGACAAAAACATTATTTTCACAAGCAGCGATTAGAAGTATTGAAAAGCGTCTTGCTGTTGGTGAGCAGACCCTCGTTTTTTTTAATCGTCGGGGTTACCATACAAATGTTACATGTTCCTCGTGTAAACATACGTTGAAATGTCCCCATTGCGATATGGTCTTGACTTTCCACAAGTATGCTAATGTTCTCCTCTGCCATCTTTGTAATTCCTCTCCTAAAGATCCTCAAACATCCTGTCCAAAATGTCATGGAGCCATGACTTTACAGTATCGTGGATCAGGAACTGAAAAAATAGAAAAGGTGCTTCATAGTATCTTCCCGGAAGTTCGCACTATACGTATTGATTCTGATACTACGAAATTTAAAGGAAGCCACGAATCTTTACTAAAACAGTTTGCCACAGGAAAAGCTGATATCTTGATAGGCACTCAAATGATTGCTAAAGGCATGCATTTCCCTGCTGTCACTCTAGCAGTAGTTTTAAATGGAGACTCGGGACTTTATATTCCTGATTTCAGAGCCTCTGAACAGGTATTTCAACTCATTACTCAAGTAACAGGAAGGTCAGGAAGAAGCCATCTTCCTGGTGAGGTCCTCATCCAATCTTTTCTTCCCGATCACAGCACGATCCGTTGTGCTATGCAACAAGACTATTCTGCTTTCTATAATCAAGAGGTTACTGGAAGGGAATTATGCAGTTACCCTCCGTTTATTCGTCTTGTGCGCTGTATATTCATAGGGAAATGTCCCAGGCTGACTTGGAAAGAAGCCCACCGCATTCATACAGCACTTGAGAAAAAATTAGACGCCCATACCCAGCTCATGCAAATCACTCCCTGTGGGCATTTTAAAATTAAAGATCTGTTTCGGTACCAATTCCTGATAAAGAGCAAACAAGTTCTACCTGTAAATAAAAAGCTTCATGAAGCCTTACTATCAGCAAAACTATCTCCTAAAGTAAAGTTCATGATCGATGTCGATCCCACAACAACATTTTTCTAA
- the dsbH gene encoding disulfide reductase DsbH, whose protein sequence is MKRWFQGSLIALCLLLTLPCCAAKRRSQHQKDSGKVTVQQVKDSGVQWERYTNAVEQSKKDHKPIGLFFTGSDWCIWCMKMKDQILNTVEFADYANEHLHMVELDFPQVNNQPEDVQQQNRALKSKYGVNGLPTLVFIDANGAEKARMGFEYGGGANYVKKIQAALKQK, encoded by the coding sequence ATGAAACGTTGGTTCCAAGGAAGTTTAATAGCTCTCTGTTTATTACTTACATTGCCTTGTTGTGCAGCAAAAAGACGCTCTCAGCATCAAAAGGACTCCGGGAAGGTCACAGTTCAACAAGTGAAAGATTCAGGAGTACAATGGGAGCGCTATACCAATGCTGTTGAACAATCTAAAAAAGATCACAAACCTATAGGTTTATTTTTCACAGGTTCTGATTGGTGTATCTGGTGTATGAAAATGAAAGATCAGATTTTAAATACTGTTGAGTTTGCAGATTATGCTAATGAACATTTGCATATGGTGGAATTGGATTTCCCACAGGTGAATAACCAACCTGAAGATGTGCAACAGCAAAACCGAGCATTAAAATCCAAATATGGTGTCAATGGGCTCCCAACGTTAGTTTTCATTGATGCTAATGGAGCTGAGAAAGCCAGAATGGGATTTGAGTATGGTGGTGGCGCAAATTATGTTAAGAAAATCCAAGCTGCTTTGAAGCAAAAATAG